In a genomic window of Equus caballus isolate H_3958 breed thoroughbred chromosome 9, TB-T2T, whole genome shotgun sequence:
- the BOP1 gene encoding ribosome biogenesis protein BOP1 isoform X4, which translates to MEKTTGQQAETSSPRTEEMRVQGGDEYAEDSSDEEDVRNTVGNVPLEWYDDFPHVGYDLDGKRIYKPIRTRDELDQFLDKMDDPDYWRTVQDRMTGRDVRLTDEQVALVQRLQRGQFGDVSFDPYEPAVDFFSGDLMIHPVTNRPADKRSFIPSLVEKEKVSRLVHAIKMGWIQPRRPRDPTPTFYDLWAQEDPNAVLGRHKMHVPAPKLALPGHAESYNPPPEYLPSEEERLAWEQQEPAERKLNFLPRKFPSLRAVPAYGRFIQERFERCLDLYLCPRQRKMRVNVDPEDLIPKLPRPRDLQPFPTCQALVYRGHGDLVRCLSVSPGGQWLASGSDDGSVRLWEVATARCMRTVPVGGVVRSVAWNPHPTICLVAVAVEDAVLLLNPALGDRLVVGSTDQLLSGFTPPAEPALQPAHWLEASEEERQEGLRLRIRHGKPVTQVTWHGRGDYMAVVLAAPGHTQVLIHQLSRRRSQSPFRRSHGQVQRVAFHPVRPFLLVASQRSVRLYHLLRQELTKKLMPNCKWVSSLAVHPAGDNVICGSYDSKLVWFDLDLSTRPYRVLRHHKKALRAVAFHPQYPLFASGSDDGSVIVCHGMVYNDLLQNPLLVPVKVLRGHVLTRDLGVLDVAFHPTQPWVFSSGADGTIRLFT; encoded by the exons GATGTCCGGAACACGGTGGGCAATGTGCCCCTGGAGTGGTACGATGACTTCCCCCACGTGGGCTACGACCTCGATGGCAAGCGCATCTACAAGCCCATACGTACACGCGACGAGCTGGACCAGTTCCTGGACAAGATGGATGACCCTGACTACTG GCGCACAGTGCAGGACCGGATGACGGGACGTGATGTGCGGCTGACAGATGAGCAGGTGGCCCTAGTCCAGCGGCTGCAAAGGGGCCAGTTTGGGGACGTGAGCTTTGATCCATATGAG CCAGCTGTGGACTTCTTCAGTGGGGACCTCATGATCCACCCGGTGACCAACCGACCTGCCGACAAGCGCAGCTTCATCCCGTCCCTGGTGGAGAAGGAGAAG GTCTCCCGCCTGGTGCATGCCATCAAGATGGGCTGGATCCAGCCTCGCCGGCCCCGGGACCCCACCCCTACCTTCTATGACCTGTGGGCCCAGGAGGACCCCAACGCTGTGCTGGGACGTCACAAGATGCACGTGCCTGCTCCCAAGCTGGCCCTGCCTGGCCACGCCGAGTCCTACAACCCACCTCCTGAGTACCTGCCCAGCGAGGAGGAG CGCCTGGCATGGGAGCAGCAAGAGCCGGCTGAGAGGAAACTCAACTTCCTGCCACGCAAGTTCCCCAGCCTGCGGGCCGTGCCTGCCTACGGCCGCTTCATCCAGGAGCGCTTCGAACGCTGCCTCGATCTCTATCTGTGCCCGCGGCAGCGCAAGATGAGG GTGAATGTGGACCCTGAAGACCTCATCCCCAAGCTGCCCCGGCCACGGGACCTGCAGCCTTTCCCCACGTGCCAGGCCCTG GTTTACAGGGGTCATGGAGACCTTGTCCGCTGCCTTAGCGTCTCCCCGGGGGGCCAGTGGCTGGCTTCAG GCTCTGACGACGGCTCGGTGCGGCTCTGGGAGGTGGCCACCGCCcgctgcatgaggactgtgccTGTGGGGGGTGTGGTGAGGAGCGTGGCCTGGAACCCCCACCCTACCATCTGCCTGGTGGCTGTGGCAGT AGAGGACGCGGTGCTGCTGCTGAACCCGGCCCTGGGGGACCGGCTGGTGGTGGGCAGCACGGACCAGCTGCTGAGCGGCTTCACCCCACCCGCGGAGCCCGCCCTGCAGCCCGCCCACTGGCTGGAAGCCTCAGAGGAGGAGCGCCAGGAGGGCCTGCGGCTGCGCATCCGCCACGGCAAG CCAGTGACACAGGTGACCTGGCACGGGCGAGGGGACTACATGGCTGTGGTGCTGGCGGCCCCGGGCCACACCCAGGTGCTGATCCACCAGCTGAGCCGGCGGCGGAGCCAGAGCCCCTTCCGCCGGAGCCACGGACAGGTGCAGCGTGTGGCCTTCCACCCTGTGCGGCCCTTCCTGCTCGTGGCCTCCCAGCGCAGCGTCCGCCTCTACCACCTGCTGCGCCAGGAGCTAACCAAGAAGCTGATGCCAAACTGCAAGTGGGTGTCCAGCCTGGCGGTGCACCCCGCAG GTGACAACGTCATCTGTGGCAGCTATGACAGCAAGTTGGTGTGGTTTGACCTGGACCTTTCCACTCGGCCATACAGGGTGCTAAG GCACCACAAGAAGGCCCTGCGGGCAGTGGCTTTCCACCCCCAGTACCCGCTCTTCGCCTCTGGCTCTGACGACGGCAGTGTCATCGTTTGCCATGGGATGGTGTATAA TGACCTGCTGCAGAACCCGCTGCTGGTGCCCGTGAAGGTGCTGAGGGGGCACGTGCTGACGCGAGACCTGGGCGTACTGGACGTGGCCTTCCACCCCACGCAGCCATGGGTCTTCTCCTCAGGCGCCGACGGCACCATCCGCCTCTTCACCTAG
- the BOP1 gene encoding ribosome biogenesis protein BOP1 isoform X3 produces the protein MEKTTGQQVRWAETSSPRTEEMRVQGGDEYAEDSSDEEDVRNTVGNVPLEWYDDFPHVGYDLDGKRIYKPIRTRDELDQFLDKMDDPDYWRTVQDRMTGRDVRLTDEQVALVQRLQRGQFGDVSFDPYEPAVDFFSGDLMIHPVTNRPADKRSFIPSLVEKEKVSRLVHAIKMGWIQPRRPRDPTPTFYDLWAQEDPNAVLGRHKMHVPAPKLALPGHAESYNPPPEYLPSEEERLAWEQQEPAERKLNFLPRKFPSLRAVPAYGRFIQERFERCLDLYLCPRQRKMRVNVDPEDLIPKLPRPRDLQPFPTCQALVYRGHGDLVRCLSVSPGGQWLASGSDDGSVRLWEVATARCMRTVPVGGVVRSVAWNPHPTICLVAVAVEDAVLLLNPALGDRLVVGSTDQLLSGFTPPAEPALQPAHWLEASEEERQEGLRLRIRHGKPVTQVTWHGRGDYMAVVLAAPGHTQVLIHQLSRRRSQSPFRRSHGQVQRVAFHPVRPFLLVASQRSVRLYHLLRQELTKKLMPNCKWVSSLAVHPAGDNVICGSYDSKLVWFDLDLSTRPYRVLRHHKKALRAVAFHPQYPLFASGSDDGSVIVCHGMVYNDLLQNPLLVPVKVLRGHVLTRDLGVLDVAFHPTQPWVFSSGADGTIRLFT, from the exons GATGTCCGGAACACGGTGGGCAATGTGCCCCTGGAGTGGTACGATGACTTCCCCCACGTGGGCTACGACCTCGATGGCAAGCGCATCTACAAGCCCATACGTACACGCGACGAGCTGGACCAGTTCCTGGACAAGATGGATGACCCTGACTACTG GCGCACAGTGCAGGACCGGATGACGGGACGTGATGTGCGGCTGACAGATGAGCAGGTGGCCCTAGTCCAGCGGCTGCAAAGGGGCCAGTTTGGGGACGTGAGCTTTGATCCATATGAG CCAGCTGTGGACTTCTTCAGTGGGGACCTCATGATCCACCCGGTGACCAACCGACCTGCCGACAAGCGCAGCTTCATCCCGTCCCTGGTGGAGAAGGAGAAG GTCTCCCGCCTGGTGCATGCCATCAAGATGGGCTGGATCCAGCCTCGCCGGCCCCGGGACCCCACCCCTACCTTCTATGACCTGTGGGCCCAGGAGGACCCCAACGCTGTGCTGGGACGTCACAAGATGCACGTGCCTGCTCCCAAGCTGGCCCTGCCTGGCCACGCCGAGTCCTACAACCCACCTCCTGAGTACCTGCCCAGCGAGGAGGAG CGCCTGGCATGGGAGCAGCAAGAGCCGGCTGAGAGGAAACTCAACTTCCTGCCACGCAAGTTCCCCAGCCTGCGGGCCGTGCCTGCCTACGGCCGCTTCATCCAGGAGCGCTTCGAACGCTGCCTCGATCTCTATCTGTGCCCGCGGCAGCGCAAGATGAGG GTGAATGTGGACCCTGAAGACCTCATCCCCAAGCTGCCCCGGCCACGGGACCTGCAGCCTTTCCCCACGTGCCAGGCCCTG GTTTACAGGGGTCATGGAGACCTTGTCCGCTGCCTTAGCGTCTCCCCGGGGGGCCAGTGGCTGGCTTCAG GCTCTGACGACGGCTCGGTGCGGCTCTGGGAGGTGGCCACCGCCcgctgcatgaggactgtgccTGTGGGGGGTGTGGTGAGGAGCGTGGCCTGGAACCCCCACCCTACCATCTGCCTGGTGGCTGTGGCAGT AGAGGACGCGGTGCTGCTGCTGAACCCGGCCCTGGGGGACCGGCTGGTGGTGGGCAGCACGGACCAGCTGCTGAGCGGCTTCACCCCACCCGCGGAGCCCGCCCTGCAGCCCGCCCACTGGCTGGAAGCCTCAGAGGAGGAGCGCCAGGAGGGCCTGCGGCTGCGCATCCGCCACGGCAAG CCAGTGACACAGGTGACCTGGCACGGGCGAGGGGACTACATGGCTGTGGTGCTGGCGGCCCCGGGCCACACCCAGGTGCTGATCCACCAGCTGAGCCGGCGGCGGAGCCAGAGCCCCTTCCGCCGGAGCCACGGACAGGTGCAGCGTGTGGCCTTCCACCCTGTGCGGCCCTTCCTGCTCGTGGCCTCCCAGCGCAGCGTCCGCCTCTACCACCTGCTGCGCCAGGAGCTAACCAAGAAGCTGATGCCAAACTGCAAGTGGGTGTCCAGCCTGGCGGTGCACCCCGCAG GTGACAACGTCATCTGTGGCAGCTATGACAGCAAGTTGGTGTGGTTTGACCTGGACCTTTCCACTCGGCCATACAGGGTGCTAAG GCACCACAAGAAGGCCCTGCGGGCAGTGGCTTTCCACCCCCAGTACCCGCTCTTCGCCTCTGGCTCTGACGACGGCAGTGTCATCGTTTGCCATGGGATGGTGTATAA TGACCTGCTGCAGAACCCGCTGCTGGTGCCCGTGAAGGTGCTGAGGGGGCACGTGCTGACGCGAGACCTGGGCGTACTGGACGTGGCCTTCCACCCCACGCAGCCATGGGTCTTCTCCTCAGGCGCCGACGGCACCATCCGCCTCTTCACCTAG
- the SCX gene encoding basic helix-loop-helix transcription factor scleraxis (The RefSeq protein has 1 substitution compared to this genomic sequence), with protein MLRPAPPGRYLYPEVSPLSEDEDRGSESSGSDEKPCRVHAARCGLQGARRRAGGRRAVGGGSGPGGRPGREPRQRHTANARERDRTNSVNTAFTALRTLIPTEPADRKLSKIETLRLASSYISHLGNVLLVGEACGDGQPCHSGPAFFHAARAGSPPPPPPPPPPARDGENAQPKQICTFCLSNQRKLSKDRDRKTAIRS; from the exons ATGCTGCGCTCGGCGCCGCCCGGCCGCTACCTGTACCCCGAGGTGAGCCCGCTGTCGGAGGACGAGGACCGCGGCAGCGAGAGCTCGGGCTCCGACGAGAAGCCCTGCCGCGTGCACGCCGCGCGCTGCGGCCTCCAGGGCGCCCGGAGGCGGGCCGGGGGCCGGCGGGCTGTGGGCGGCGGCTCAGGGCCTGGGGGGCGGCCCGGCCGCGAGCCCCGGCAGCGGCACACGGCAAACGCGCGCGAACGGGACCGCACCAACAGCGTGAACACGGCCTTCACGGCGCTGCGCACGCTCATCCCTACCGAGCCGGCCGACCGCAAGCTCTCCAAGATCGAGACGCTGCGCCTGGCCTCCAGCTACATCTCGCACCTGGGCAACGTGCTGCTGGTGGGCGAGGCCTGCGGCGACGGGCAACCGTGCCACTCGGGGCCTGCCTTCTTCCACGCGGCACGCGCGGGcagccccccgccgccgccgcccccgccgccccctgCCCGCGACGGCGAGAACGCCCAGCCCAAACAGATCTGCACCTTCTGCCTCAGCAACCAGAGAAAGTTG AGCAAGGACCGCGACAGAAAGACGGCGATTCGGAGTTAG